In Cryptosporangium minutisporangium, the genomic window TTCGCCCAGATTCCCGCGCGAGGCTGGACCAGCCCGTCACAGATGCCTTACCGTGACCCACGACTTCCCGAGCGTCCGCCGTTCACCAGGATGGCGTCGGGCAGTTGCCGCCGAATCGCTGCGTCACGTATGAGCCGGGGATCCGAGATCTCGGGGTGAATCCGCCTTTACGGGCGGTAGGGCAGCTCCCGCCCGAACCCGTCAGCTAACCCGGTAGGCGGCCTTAGGGGGAGTGAGGAGTGCTGCACTAGTGAGATCCGTTCGGACTCACGCCCGTCGTCCCATCGTCCTGGTTAGCGTCCTCGCTGCGATTCTGAGCTTGGTGCTGTTACCCGGAGGCGGCGCCAGTGCGGCTCCGTCACTCTCCGAGGCCGAGAAGCAACTCGACTCCCTCGGCGTGAAGATGGACCGGGTCAACGAGCAGATGAACAGCGCCAAGGTCCAGCTGAAGCGGGTCCAGGCGCAGCAGGCCGGGCTGAACCGTCAGCTCGCCGCCTCGCAGGCGAAACTCGACGCCTCCCAGGCGGAGGTCGGCAAGATCGCTGCGGCGGCTTATCGCGACGGCGGCATGCGGCTCTCCTCGTCGCTCCTCAACAACGGCTCGCCGACGAACTACCTCGACCAGCTGGCCGCGGTGGAGTGGCTGTCCGCCCAGCAGCGCGACACGATCAAGCAGGCGAAGGCGTACCAGGCGAAGTACGACGACACCAAGAAGCGGGTCGACCTCCAGGTCCGGAGCGCGGAGCGGCTGAAGAAGCAGCTCGACTCCCAGCAGAAGCTGATCAAGAAGGACCGGGACAAGTGGGAGCAGATCCGCCGGACGGCGTACGCCAAGAAGTACGGCAGCGCGCCCGCGACCGTCACGTACAACGGTCAGGCCAGCGGTAACGCCGCGACCGTCGTGCAGTTCGCGATGGCGCAGCAGGGTGAGCCCTACGTGTTCGGTGGCTCCGGCCCCGGCTCCTGGGACTGCTCGGGCCTCACGATGATGGCCTGGAAGCAGGTCGGTGTGTCGCTGCCGCACTCGTCGCGGCAGCAGTACAACTCGATCCGGCACGTCTCGCGGGGCGACCTGCAGCCGGGCGACATCGTGTTCTTCTACAGCGACCTGCACCACTCCGCGATCTACATCGGTAACAACCAGGTGGTGCACGCGCCCACCGAGGGACAGTCGGTCCAGGTGGAGAGCGTCAACAACATGCCGTACGCGGGCGCCGGCCGCCCGTAACGCCGTGCTCGCCGAGCCCCGACCCGTACTGCGGGTCGGGGCTCGTGCCTTTGCGGCGCCGTGGGCCGAGGCTCTGTGCGGCGGGCAACTGCCGGGGCGCTCGCGGGCCCAGGAATACTGGGGCCATGGCCCACACCGACCTTCGCGAGTTCCTGAAGCGGCTGGAGAAGGCCGGTGAGCTCAAGCGGATCACCGCGCCGGTCGATCCGACGCTGGAGATCAGCGAGATCACCCAGCGGGTGGTGCGGGCCGGTGGGCCTGCCCTGCTGTTCGAGAACCCGACGCGCGGCGAGATGCCGATCGTGATCAACCTGTTCGGCACCGAGCGCCGGATGGCGATGGCGCTGGGGGTCGATTCGCTGGACGAGATCGGGCAGCGCATCGGCGCCATGCTCAAGCCCGAACTGCCGCAGGGCTTCAGCGGCTTCCGTGAAGCGCTGGGCAAGGTCACCCAGCTGAAGAACGTCCCCCCGAAGAAGGTCAAGTCCGCGCCCTGCCAGGAGGTCGTCTACAAGGGCGACGAAGTCGACCTGAACAAGCTCCCCGGGCTGCAGATCTGGCCCGGCGACGGCGGGATCTACCACAACCTGGGCTTGACCCACACGAAGCACCCGGAGACCGGCGCCCGCAACCTCGGGCTCTACCGCCTCCAGCAGCACAGCCACAACACGCTCGGCATGCACTGGCAGATCCACAAAGACTCGACCGCGCACCACGCGGTCGCCGAGCGCCTCGGCCAGCGGCTGCCGGTCGCGATCGCGTTCGGCTGTGACCCGGCCGTCTCCTACGCCTCCACCGCGCCGCTGCCCGGTGACATCGACGAGTACCTCTTCGCCGGCTTCCTGCGCGGCGAGCGGGTCGAGATGGTGGACTGCCTCACCGTGCCGCTGCAGGTGCCCGCGCACGCCCAGGTCGTGCTGGAGGGTTACCTCGAGCCCGGTGAGCGCGCGCCCGAGGGGCCGTTCGGCGACCACACCGGGTTCTACACACCGGTCGAGGACTTCCCGGTGCTGCACGTCGAGTGCATGACGACGCAGCGCACGCCGATCTACCAGTCGATCATCACCAGCCAGCCGCCCCAGGAAGACGGCCCGATCGGCAAGGCCACCGAGCGCATCTTCCTGCCGCTGATCAAGCTTCTGATCCCCGACATCGTCGACTACGACCTGCCGGAAGCCGGCGTGTTCCACAACTGCTGCATCGTCTCGATCGACAAGCGCTTCCCGAAGCACGCGATGAAGGTCATGAACGCGGTGTGGGGCGCCGGGCTGCTCTCGCTGTGCAAGCTGGTCGTGGTCGTCGACGCCGATTGCGACGTCCACGATTACCGGGAGGTCGCGTTCCGCGCGTTCGGCAACGTCGACTACGCCCACGACGTGTTGCTCACCACTGGGCCGGTCGACCATCTCGATCACGCCTCCTACCAGCAGTTCTGGGGTGGCAAGCTGGGAGTGGACGCCACCCGCAAGCTGCCCGGAGAGGGCTATCACCGCGGCTGGCCGGAGGAGATGCGGATGAGCCCCGAGGTAGTCGCCACCGTCGACCAGCGTTGGCGGGAGTACGGCCTGTGACGAGCGCGGTCGAGGCGCCGAACAAGGTGAAGGCGTTCCTCCGGCTGGTCATGATCGAACACTCGGTGTTCGCGCTGCCGTTCGCCTACGTCGCCGCGCTCACCGCGATGCGGTCCGAAGGGCCGAACGTCCAGTGGGTGACGCTGCTGGTGATCACGGTGGCGATGGTGGCCGCCCGCACGGTGGCGATGGCCGCGAATCGCATCATCGACCGCCGGATCGACGCGCAGAATCCGCGCACGGCCCAGCGGGAGTTGGTCACCGGCGCTCTCTCGGTGCGCTCGGCCTGGGTCGGGCTCGGCGTGGCGCTGGTGGTGTTCCTGGCGTCCGCGGCGTGGCTCGGCTGGTTCTGCCTCGTGCTCTCACCGATCGCGCTGTTCTTCCTGACGATCTACTCCTACGCGAAGCGCTTCACCGACTACCCGCAGGCGTTCCTCGGTTTGGCGCAGGCGATCGCACCGCTGGGCGCCTGGATCGGCGTCACCGGTGAGTGGTCCTGGTCGGCGTTCGTGCTCGGGTTGGCGGTGGGCACCTGGATCGGCGGGTTCGATCTGATCTACGCCTGCCAGGACGTCGAGGTGGACCGCCGGATCGGTGTCCGGAGCGTGCCGGTGCGGTTCGGCATCGCTGCGTCCCTGCACGCCTCAACCGTGGTGCACGTGGTCACGGTGGCGCTCTACGCGTGGTTCGGTGCGTTGACCGGGTACGGCTGGCTCTGGTGGACCGGGCTGGTGATCACCGCGCTGGTGCTGGCGTACGAACACACGATCGTCCGCCCGAACGACCTATCCCGCGTCAACCGCGCGTTTTTCACCGCCAACGGCGTCATCGGCATCGTGTTGTTCTTGTTCGCGCTGGCCGACCTGGTCGTCCTGCAGGAGCTCCGGTGGTGAGACTCCCCTGGGTGGTGGGGGTCTCCGGCGCGAGCGGAACGCCGTACGCGCAGGCGGTGCTCTGCGGGCTCCTGGACGCCGGGGAGCCGGTCGATCTCATCGTCTCGCGCGCGGCCAGACTCACGTTGCTCGACGAGGTGGGCCGCACCATCCGGGACGCGCACTGGTCGGACGACGTCGCGGCCTGGCTCGGACGCGACGTGTCAGAAGTCCGCTACTGGTCGGCCGGTGATCTCGCGGCGGGACCGAGCAGCGGGTCGTATCCCGTGCGCGGGATGGTGGTGGTGCCGGCCAGCACGGCGGCCGTCGCCGGCATCGCGCTCGGGCTCTCGAAGGATCTGTTGCAGCGGGCCGCGGATGTGAACCTGAAAGAACGGCGACCCGTGGTCGTGGTGCCCCGGGAAACCCCGCTGTCCCGGGGGCACCTCGTCCACCTGCTGGCGCTTCACGACGCCGGAGCGGTGGTGCTGCCGGCCAGCCCCGGCTTCTATGCCGGTACTTCGACGGTGCAGGAGCTGGTCGACTTCGTCGCGGGCAAGGTGCTCGACAGTCTCGGGGTCGACCACACCCTGTTCACCCGATGGCGCGGTGAATTGGGCGCAGCCAGGTCGTTGGGGGAACACGCGGGTATCGGCCGCGTCGGCTCCGCACCGGCCGACTGAGCCTTCTAGTGCCCGGCTGCCCTGCGCTCCTCGAGCTCGACATCCGGGTCGCCCGAAGCTAGCAGCGCGCGAACCTCGGATTCCCGGAACCGACGGTGACCCCCAGGGGTACGGATGCTGCTGATTCGCCCGGCCGCCGCCCACCTCGTAACGGTCTTCGGGTCCACCCGGAAAAGCGCCGCAACCTCACCAGGGGTGAGTAGACGCTCGCCAACCTCCACTTTCGCCTCTCTTCTTCGCCGGTGCGAAATCGCACGATGATGCGCCCTACGGCGCGGCGTTATTGGTTCGCGAGTCATTCAAGCACTGCGGGTACGGTTGCAGACCGGAAACGGCAAAACTTATCGATCGGGATCCGATGGACGATGCGTCACCGATTGTGTGGGCGAACCGTGATTCGCCAGGTAGGAAGCGTCTGTCTACCTACGATGACCTGCGACTACGGAGATTTGGACGGCTCGACCCGCAGTGCATGGAAGACGCGTCGGGCCGCTCTCTCAATCGCTTGACCAGCGATGTGTCTGTGGTCACGAATTGTCGAGCCCTGATCAACGAGTACGCAACGGTCCGCAACGAACGGGTTCGTACCGCGGACCGTTGCACTTCCTCGCGACAACCTCAGTGCTTTCCCTCGGTATCTCGGTTTGTGACCTGCGGTTCTGTGGTGGATGACCGACGTGTCCCCGGAACCGTACGGATCAAGGGGGTCAACGTTCGCCGCCTGGGCGGCTTACGATGCGCAGGGCCGGTGCCGGAGCGGTCCGAGTCGGTGCAGTAGCCGCTACCACCGGGGAGGAACCCGTGGACGAGATCGACCGGCGGTTGCTGGACACGCTGCGGAGCAGCGGTCGCGAGACGTACGCCGAGTTGGCGCGCCGGGTGGGGCTGTCTGCGCCGGCCGTGCACGATCGCGTCGGCAAGCTCGAAGCCTCCGGTGTCATCACCGGTTATCACGCCGCTGTCGACACGACGGCGATCGGTTTGGGCGTCACCGCGCTCATCGGTGTGCTCCAGGCCGAGAGCTCCGAACAGGACGAAATCGCCGACGCGCTGCACCGACTGCCGGAAGTGGAGTCGTGTTGGTTCGTCGCTGGTGAAGAGTCGTTCTTGCTGCTGGTGCGGGTGCCGGACGTCGCGGCGCTGGAGCACACGATCGGTCGGCTGAACCGGATCAACGGAGTCGCACGCACACGTACGACCGTTGTCCTCTCAACCAAATGGGAGGGGCGCGCGCGCCCGCTCGACGAACCGAGGTAAACGTTGGCACGCGAGCCGTCCGGATAAAAACAAGAGGGTTCCTCGTAATCCGCGGTCTCGCTTGGTGAGACGTTGTTTCGGTGGCCAACGAAATGCAGATTGGATCCGCGCGCTCACGCTTATTAGGACCAGGGCTGCGTGCGACGGTTCTCGGTAGCGACAATTTACCGCGGCTCTGCGTCGATTACGCTCGTCGGTTTCGGAATCGCAGAGTGAATGTCGCGTGCCCGTTTGCGTGGAGAAGCGTTACCGTCGATACCGAGAGTGGTTGGCCGATAGG contains:
- a CDS encoding NlpC/P60 family protein; this translates as MLLPGGGASAAPSLSEAEKQLDSLGVKMDRVNEQMNSAKVQLKRVQAQQAGLNRQLAASQAKLDASQAEVGKIAAAAYRDGGMRLSSSLLNNGSPTNYLDQLAAVEWLSAQQRDTIKQAKAYQAKYDDTKKRVDLQVRSAERLKKQLDSQQKLIKKDRDKWEQIRRTAYAKKYGSAPATVTYNGQASGNAATVVQFAMAQQGEPYVFGGSGPGSWDCSGLTMMAWKQVGVSLPHSSRQQYNSIRHVSRGDLQPGDIVFFYSDLHHSAIYIGNNQVVHAPTEGQSVQVESVNNMPYAGAGRP
- a CDS encoding menaquinone biosynthesis decarboxylase, producing MAHTDLREFLKRLEKAGELKRITAPVDPTLEISEITQRVVRAGGPALLFENPTRGEMPIVINLFGTERRMAMALGVDSLDEIGQRIGAMLKPELPQGFSGFREALGKVTQLKNVPPKKVKSAPCQEVVYKGDEVDLNKLPGLQIWPGDGGIYHNLGLTHTKHPETGARNLGLYRLQQHSHNTLGMHWQIHKDSTAHHAVAERLGQRLPVAIAFGCDPAVSYASTAPLPGDIDEYLFAGFLRGERVEMVDCLTVPLQVPAHAQVVLEGYLEPGERAPEGPFGDHTGFYTPVEDFPVLHVECMTTQRTPIYQSIITSQPPQEDGPIGKATERIFLPLIKLLIPDIVDYDLPEAGVFHNCCIVSIDKRFPKHAMKVMNAVWGAGLLSLCKLVVVVDADCDVHDYREVAFRAFGNVDYAHDVLLTTGPVDHLDHASYQQFWGGKLGVDATRKLPGEGYHRGWPEEMRMSPEVVATVDQRWREYGL
- the mqnP gene encoding menaquinone biosynthesis prenyltransferase MqnP translates to MTSAVEAPNKVKAFLRLVMIEHSVFALPFAYVAALTAMRSEGPNVQWVTLLVITVAMVAARTVAMAANRIIDRRIDAQNPRTAQRELVTGALSVRSAWVGLGVALVVFLASAAWLGWFCLVLSPIALFFLTIYSYAKRFTDYPQAFLGLAQAIAPLGAWIGVTGEWSWSAFVLGLAVGTWIGGFDLIYACQDVEVDRRIGVRSVPVRFGIAASLHASTVVHVVTVALYAWFGALTGYGWLWWTGLVITALVLAYEHTIVRPNDLSRVNRAFFTANGVIGIVLFLFALADLVVLQELRW
- a CDS encoding UbiX family flavin prenyltransferase; the encoded protein is MRLPWVVGVSGASGTPYAQAVLCGLLDAGEPVDLIVSRAARLTLLDEVGRTIRDAHWSDDVAAWLGRDVSEVRYWSAGDLAAGPSSGSYPVRGMVVVPASTAAVAGIALGLSKDLLQRAADVNLKERRPVVVVPRETPLSRGHLVHLLALHDAGAVVLPASPGFYAGTSTVQELVDFVAGKVLDSLGVDHTLFTRWRGELGAARSLGEHAGIGRVGSAPAD
- a CDS encoding BldC family transcriptional regulator; the protein is MEVGERLLTPGEVAALFRVDPKTVTRWAAAGRISSIRTPGGHRRFRESEVRALLASGDPDVELEERRAAGH
- a CDS encoding Lrp/AsnC family transcriptional regulator, whose product is MDEIDRRLLDTLRSSGRETYAELARRVGLSAPAVHDRVGKLEASGVITGYHAAVDTTAIGLGVTALIGVLQAESSEQDEIADALHRLPEVESCWFVAGEESFLLLVRVPDVAALEHTIGRLNRINGVARTRTTVVLSTKWEGRARPLDEPR